A single genomic interval of Dysidea avara chromosome 8, odDysAvar1.4, whole genome shotgun sequence harbors:
- the LOC136264946 gene encoding carbohydrate sulfotransferase 15-like — protein sequence MTGINRMVLNDDDFEVFEFNYSKGKERINLTPGLMKDLKICKHMAPKMNKTVYMSYEYRQNILKTLVPPSEQFLADFKNPCWYANYTFPKEFNFLRCTARHILPLSNDLELLKHVYTETEGEPVRTLQCLPYFYLVGFSKCGTTALMSYIRQHPEYIHPCQKEPHWWSFYKIFDEKDRDTASLLYYLKCFDDAAQKIKSSPRTFITGDESSTIIWNRPNYVHHKEDRIACETPLLIESIQPGTKYIIAIRNPPDQVYSGFYYICGEKIAMKNLNPHTFHTFVENSLKYWKSCIQNYSTVECLYNKHSDLDEAPPCKSFITFIHPYIMVSIWLQVIPRERILFVKSEELRKNTIDVMRDLYKFLELSPLTDDQLTKVVSDQHINELSVKKPQMLPSTRELLQEFFKPFNLKLAELLNDDKFLWKDA from the coding sequence ATGACTGGAATAAACAGGATGGTTCTGAATGATGATGACTTTGAAGTATTTGAATTCAATTATTCTAAAGGTAAAGAGAGGATTAACCTCACACCAGGGCTTATGAAAGACCTCAAAATATGTAAACATATGGCACCAAAAATGAACAAAACTGTTTACATGAGCTATGAGTACCGACAAAACATCTTGAAGACACTCGTGCCACCTTCAGAACAGTTTTTAGCAGATTTTAAAAACCCATGTTGGTATGCCAATTATACTTTTCCTAAGGAGTTTAACTTTTTGCGTTGCACTGCACGACACATACTACCTTTAAGTAATGACTTAGAATTGCTGAAACATGTTTACACAGAAACAGAGGGTGAGCCAGTCAGAACACTGCAATGTTTACCATACTTCTATCTTGTTGGATTCTCAAAGTGTGGTACAACTGCACTTATGTCGTACATCAGACAACATCCAGAATATATTCACCCTTGCCAAAAAGAACCACACTGGTGGTCTTTTTACAAAATATTTGATGAAAAGGATAGGGATACAGCTTCTTTGTTGTACTATCTCAAGTGTTTTGATGATGCTGCTCAAAAGATAAAGAGTTCTCCAAGAACATTTATTACAGGTGATGAAAGCAGTACCATTATATGGAATAGGCCTAATTATGTGCACCACAAGGAAGACCGTATTGCTTGTGAAACACCTTTGCTTATTGAATCAATACAACCAGGTACTAAGTATATTATTGCAATTCGTAACCCACCTGATCAAGTGTACTCTGGATTTTATTACATTTGTGGTGAGAAAATTGCAATGAAAAACCTTAACCCACACACATTTCACACGTTTGTAGAAAATAGTTTAAAGTATTGGAAATCTTGTATACAAAACTATTCCACAGTGGAATGTTTGTACAATAAACATTCTGATCTTGATGAAGCTCCTCCCTGTAAATCATTCATTACCTTCATTCATCCTTACATCATGGTATCCATCTGGCTTCAAGTAATTCCAAGAGAGAGGATACTGTTTGTGAAATCTGAGGAGCTTAGAAAAAATACTATTGATGTTATGAGAGACCTTTACAAGTTTCTAGAATTATCACCTCTCACTGATGACCAGTTAACAAAGGTGGTGAGTGATCAACACATCAATGAATTATCAGTTAAAAAACCTCAAATGCTACCATCAACAAGAGAGTTACTACAAGAATTCTtcaaaccattcaatttaaaactaGCAGAGTTACTTAATGATGACAAATTCTTATGGAAAGATGCTTAA